From Thermogemmata fonticola, one genomic window encodes:
- a CDS encoding 2-oxoglutarate dehydrogenase E1 component — protein sequence MYSENGPLLEELYRRWRDNPSSVDSSWAAFFSGMEFASRGEDERRVVSGSDELRRQTGVERLIHWYRQAGHLQAHIDPLSAGPPPPSPLLDLANFGLTAADLDQTVDASSVWGLGGPVRLRQLLEHLQASYCGSVGVEFMHIDSLDIRNWIAQRLETQRGQWRLGLRQRYRILITLLQAETFERFLHTKYVGQKRFSLEGGETLIPILDALIEKGPELGVREYVLGMAHRGRLNVLANILNKPLAEIFFEFEDNYLPQSTIDGDGDVKYHLGFSADVETSAGQKVHISLTPNPSHLEIIDPVVQGRVRCKQRLHQDRERKRGIPILIHGDAAFAGQGIVMETFNLMNLAGYRTGGTLHIVVNNQIGFTTNPRDARSTQYCTDIAKFVQVPIFHVNAEDPEACVAVAHLALEFRQQFQRDVVIDLVCYRKWGHNEGDNPSFTQPLQCRIIEQKRPISQIYAQKLAELSAEPSQESLTAEVSAALDAEFQDRLVEALRHADVAVAEYRQKLESTLKEVRGQVALGQSRRRGMEGFGGRWRGLQRQYTHTVVETGAAGRHLDTVADAFVHLPEGFTVHPQLIKLLHSRHEAVRQRKSVDWATAEALAFGTLLLEGIPVRLSGQDSRRGTFSQRHAVLVDYHTGAEYYPLAHLSPKQAVFEVYDSSLSEAAILGFEYGYSLDDPYTLVLWEAQFGDFANGAQVIIDQFLVSGESKWNRSSGLVLLLPHGYEGQGPEHSSARLERFLQMCAEDNIQVCYPTTPAQYFHLLRRQVKRPFRKPLVVMTPKSLLRLPQAQSPVTELEAGHFHEVLDDASANPEVVTRVLLCSGKIYYELLRHREHLQTVSVALVRLEQLYPWPGEQLGTVLGRYRRCREWLWVQEEPQNMGAWSFVEPRLRAMGFPVEYVGRDAGASPATGSFHVHQREQQLLVEGAFATTPPSPIGPGSVGWITPTPQSANGPPGAESPLALVSEISQAPSPQPIIIANEGSTS from the coding sequence ATGTACAGCGAAAATGGACCGCTTCTCGAAGAGTTGTACCGCCGCTGGCGTGACAATCCATCGTCAGTCGATTCGAGTTGGGCCGCCTTTTTCTCAGGGATGGAGTTTGCCAGCCGAGGGGAAGATGAACGCCGGGTCGTTTCTGGAAGCGACGAACTGCGCCGGCAAACGGGTGTTGAAAGGCTGATCCACTGGTACCGCCAAGCGGGTCACTTGCAAGCTCATATCGATCCCTTGTCTGCCGGTCCGCCGCCTCCCTCACCCCTTCTCGACCTAGCCAATTTTGGCCTAACGGCGGCGGATTTGGACCAAACCGTCGATGCTTCATCAGTGTGGGGCTTGGGCGGGCCGGTCCGCTTGCGTCAATTGCTGGAACATCTTCAGGCCAGCTACTGCGGCAGTGTGGGCGTGGAATTCATGCACATCGACTCGCTGGACATCCGCAACTGGATCGCTCAGCGTCTAGAAACCCAGCGAGGGCAATGGCGGCTGGGTCTGCGGCAACGCTATCGCATCCTCATCACTCTGCTTCAGGCCGAGACCTTTGAACGGTTCCTGCACACCAAATACGTGGGACAGAAACGTTTCTCCCTGGAAGGCGGAGAAACGCTTATTCCAATCCTTGATGCCCTCATCGAGAAAGGTCCGGAACTAGGCGTGCGCGAATACGTGCTCGGTATGGCCCACCGCGGTCGCTTGAACGTTCTGGCCAATATCCTCAACAAACCCTTGGCGGAAATCTTCTTTGAGTTCGAGGACAATTATCTGCCGCAGTCTACCATCGACGGAGACGGCGATGTCAAGTATCATTTGGGATTCTCTGCCGATGTGGAAACCTCAGCCGGTCAGAAGGTGCATATCTCGCTGACCCCCAATCCGAGCCATTTGGAAATTATCGATCCGGTGGTTCAAGGGCGAGTGCGTTGTAAGCAACGGCTGCACCAGGATCGCGAGCGGAAGCGAGGCATACCGATTCTCATCCACGGCGATGCCGCCTTTGCGGGTCAGGGCATCGTCATGGAAACGTTCAATCTGATGAACCTGGCAGGTTATCGCACAGGCGGCACTCTCCACATTGTGGTGAACAACCAAATCGGCTTCACGACCAATCCCCGCGATGCCCGTTCGACACAGTACTGCACGGACATCGCCAAATTCGTCCAGGTGCCGATCTTTCACGTCAATGCGGAGGACCCAGAAGCCTGCGTCGCGGTTGCTCATTTGGCTTTGGAGTTCCGGCAACAATTCCAACGCGATGTGGTCATCGACCTGGTTTGCTACCGCAAATGGGGCCACAACGAGGGAGATAATCCCAGTTTCACCCAACCGCTGCAATGCCGCATCATCGAGCAGAAGCGGCCCATCTCCCAGATCTATGCCCAGAAGTTAGCCGAACTGTCGGCTGAGCCTTCTCAGGAATCGCTCACTGCGGAAGTGTCCGCCGCCTTGGATGCCGAGTTTCAGGACAGGCTGGTCGAAGCCTTACGGCATGCCGATGTCGCCGTTGCGGAGTACCGGCAGAAGCTGGAAAGCACGTTGAAAGAGGTCCGCGGCCAGGTGGCGTTGGGACAATCCCGCCGCCGGGGCATGGAAGGGTTTGGGGGGCGCTGGCGCGGCTTGCAACGCCAGTACACGCACACGGTGGTAGAAACCGGCGCCGCAGGTCGACATCTGGATACCGTGGCTGATGCTTTTGTGCATCTTCCGGAAGGGTTCACTGTCCACCCGCAACTGATCAAATTGCTGCACAGCCGACACGAAGCGGTTCGGCAGCGCAAGTCCGTAGACTGGGCGACAGCCGAGGCCCTAGCCTTCGGCACATTGCTGCTAGAGGGGATTCCTGTTCGCCTCAGCGGTCAAGACAGCCGCCGCGGCACTTTCTCCCAGCGTCACGCTGTGCTCGTAGATTATCACACCGGTGCCGAGTACTACCCTTTGGCCCATTTATCCCCGAAACAAGCCGTGTTCGAGGTCTACGATAGCAGCTTGTCCGAAGCGGCCATCCTGGGATTCGAATATGGTTACTCCCTCGATGATCCGTACACTCTGGTGTTATGGGAAGCCCAATTCGGCGACTTCGCTAATGGTGCCCAAGTCATCATCGATCAATTCCTCGTCTCCGGGGAATCGAAGTGGAACCGTTCCAGCGGCTTGGTTCTGCTGCTGCCTCACGGGTATGAAGGGCAAGGGCCGGAGCACTCCTCCGCCCGACTGGAACGCTTCCTGCAAATGTGTGCGGAAGACAACATCCAGGTGTGTTATCCCACCACTCCTGCCCAGTACTTCCACCTTCTGCGCCGGCAGGTGAAGCGGCCATTTCGCAAGCCGCTCGTGGTGATGACACCCAAGAGTCTGCTCCGCCTGCCCCAAGCGCAATCCCCCGTCACGGAGCTGGAAGCCGGACATTTTCACGAAGTGCTCGATGATGCGTCAGCCAATCCGGAGGTGGTAACGCGTGTGCTCCTGTGTTCCGGGAAGATTTACTACGAACTCCTCCGCCACCGGGAACACCTGCAAACCGTCAGTGTGGCCTTGGTACGGCTGGAGCAATTGTATCCCTGGCCCGGAGAACAATTGGGGACCGTTCTGGGCCGTTATCGACGCTGCCGGGAGTGGCTCTGGGTCCAAGAGGAACCCCAGAACATGGGCGCGTGGTCGTTCGTGGAACCACGCTTGCGAGCGATGGGTTTCCCCGTGGAATACGTCGGGCGGGATGCCGGAGCCAGCCCAGCCACGGGTTCGTTCCACGTCCATCAGCGAGAGCAACAGCTTCTGGTGGAAGGAGCCTTCGCAACCACTCCCCCCAGTCCAATCGGCCCTGGCTCGGTCGGGTGGATCACTCCTACTCCTCAATCGGCCAACGGCCCCCCAGGCGCGGAGTCTCCTCTCGCCCTGGTTTCCGAGATATCGCAGGCACCATCACCCCAACCCATAATAATCGCTAACGAAGGATCGACTTCCTGA
- a CDS encoding potassium channel family protein, which translates to MKRFVVIGLGNFGSSAAEALHAKGHEVIAIDPREEAVDRIAPFVTRAVVADGRSVEALERVGARNADVGIVSTGDDITASILATLALRDLGVKDVYVKVVSRDHARVMERVGATETVFPERDTALELASRLSGAAILNYVRLASGFSMQEMAVRDEWVGKSLRELELPRRYGITVIAMHDVLHDKIISTPDPDTVLKGSETLLVAGRDEDLARAAGEK; encoded by the coding sequence ATGAAGCGATTTGTGGTCATTGGTTTGGGCAATTTCGGTTCCAGTGCCGCGGAGGCGTTACATGCGAAAGGGCATGAAGTCATTGCAATCGATCCTCGGGAAGAGGCAGTGGACCGCATTGCTCCGTTTGTGACCCGCGCTGTTGTCGCGGATGGCCGCAGCGTTGAAGCCCTAGAGCGGGTGGGCGCTCGCAATGCTGATGTGGGGATTGTCAGCACGGGAGACGATATCACGGCCAGCATCCTGGCGACTCTGGCTCTGCGGGACTTGGGCGTCAAGGATGTGTACGTCAAAGTGGTGTCACGGGACCATGCTCGAGTCATGGAGCGTGTCGGAGCTACAGAAACCGTGTTTCCGGAACGGGACACCGCCTTGGAGCTGGCTTCCCGCCTGTCCGGAGCGGCCATCCTCAACTACGTGCGCTTAGCGTCTGGCTTCAGCATGCAGGAAATGGCGGTGCGCGATGAATGGGTGGGCAAGTCACTCCGGGAACTGGAATTGCCCCGCCGCTACGGGATCACCGTGATTGCCATGCATGACGTCCTGCATGACAAAATCATCTCCACTCCCGATCCCGACACTGTCCTGAAAGGTTCGGAAACACTTCTGGTCGCCGGCCGAGACGAAGACCTGGCTCGCGCGGCGGGCGAGAAATGA
- a CDS encoding TrkH family potassium uptake protein yields the protein MRPLWDVPIGQRPSWWQRRTPPQMLAGSFILLIALGTVGLKWLPGICHEGVRLSWLEACFTATSAVCTTGLVVVDTATAFTPLGQAWLLLLIQSGGIGILTFTTLVITALGGRPSLRQEASAVGNPLEIGYHRIDARQLTRHIVLFTLTFEGIGAILLYLLWVPRFGWEGAAWPALFHAISAFCNAGFSTFSDNLVPFRQDVPTLLVVCALVISGGLGFLTWEELYLYWRRRATHRFTLSLHSRLVLTTTAMLLLLPTPVLIWLEWDTTLKDMSWLDKCINAFFICVNTRTCGFNTVDHGQGSDAANFLLILLMSVGGSPGSMAGGMKTTTLALLMVLAWSRFRGWEVASVWGRSLRKQTTDRAIGLFVIGFIAVTCGILLLSITEARGSNGGFLPRMFEAVSAFNLVGLSMGLTPQLSSAGRCIVIGLMYLGRVGPLALAAALAVQARLPGKFRYAYEEVAVG from the coding sequence ATGCGTCCACTCTGGGATGTACCAATCGGCCAGCGTCCGTCGTGGTGGCAGCGCCGCACTCCTCCCCAGATGCTCGCCGGCTCGTTTATCCTGCTGATCGCTTTGGGCACCGTTGGCTTGAAGTGGCTGCCGGGCATTTGTCATGAAGGTGTACGCCTTTCCTGGCTGGAGGCCTGCTTCACAGCGACTAGCGCCGTCTGCACGACGGGCCTGGTGGTGGTCGATACTGCAACCGCATTCACTCCGCTGGGTCAAGCCTGGCTCTTGCTGCTCATTCAGAGTGGTGGCATTGGCATCTTGACCTTCACGACTCTGGTGATCACCGCGTTGGGGGGGCGTCCCTCACTGCGCCAGGAAGCCTCTGCTGTCGGCAACCCTCTGGAAATCGGCTACCACCGGATTGATGCCCGGCAATTGACTCGCCACATCGTCCTCTTCACTTTGACCTTTGAGGGGATTGGAGCGATTCTGTTATACCTGCTTTGGGTTCCTCGGTTCGGGTGGGAAGGGGCAGCCTGGCCTGCCCTCTTCCACGCCATCAGTGCCTTCTGCAATGCCGGTTTTTCCACCTTCAGTGACAATCTCGTTCCTTTTCGCCAGGATGTTCCGACCTTGCTGGTGGTCTGCGCTTTGGTCATCTCCGGCGGATTAGGCTTCCTGACCTGGGAGGAACTCTACTTATACTGGCGGCGGCGAGCGACCCATCGCTTCACCCTGTCTCTGCACTCCCGCCTCGTATTGACCACCACAGCCATGTTACTGCTCCTCCCCACACCCGTTCTGATCTGGCTGGAATGGGACACCACTCTGAAAGACATGTCCTGGCTCGACAAGTGTATCAACGCCTTTTTTATCTGTGTCAACACCCGGACGTGTGGATTCAACACAGTCGATCATGGCCAAGGGAGCGATGCCGCCAACTTCCTGCTCATCCTGCTGATGTCCGTCGGGGGTTCTCCTGGCAGCATGGCGGGAGGGATGAAAACCACGACGCTGGCCCTGTTGATGGTTCTGGCCTGGTCCCGCTTTCGTGGTTGGGAAGTAGCCAGCGTCTGGGGCCGCTCCTTGCGCAAACAGACCACGGACCGGGCCATTGGCTTGTTTGTGATCGGTTTTATTGCGGTCACGTGTGGCATTTTGTTACTGTCCATTACAGAAGCTCGTGGCAGCAACGGCGGTTTTTTGCCGCGCATGTTCGAGGCCGTCAGTGCCTTCAATCTGGTCGGATTGTCCATGGGTTTGACGCCTCAGTTGTCATCCGCCGGGCGGTGCATTGTCATCGGACTAATGTACCTGGGACGAGTTGGTCCGCTCGCCCTCGCTGCAGCCTTGGCGGTCCAAGCGCGCCTGCCTGGCAAGTTCCGCTACGCGTATGAGGAAGTTGCCGTCGGTTGA
- a CDS encoding hotdog family protein: MRFHLIDRIVSWTPGQSLTAIKLLALGEEYLADHFPRFPIMPGVLMLQACVEAAGWLWHISTEFRYPVIVLREAKQVKFGAFMTPGRQLQVSVELTQLQDSLATFRARGRNDAGEQTVFAQLTLFGYSLAQHTPTGAEQDALLRDYWQKRWLALTGQWWGPIPSPTHARSAAN, translated from the coding sequence ATGCGGTTTCATTTGATCGATCGGATTGTTTCGTGGACCCCTGGCCAATCGCTCACTGCGATCAAACTCTTGGCTTTGGGCGAGGAATATCTGGCGGACCATTTCCCACGCTTTCCGATCATGCCGGGTGTTTTGATGCTGCAAGCCTGTGTGGAAGCCGCGGGGTGGCTTTGGCACATCAGCACCGAATTCCGTTATCCCGTGATAGTCCTGCGGGAGGCGAAGCAAGTTAAGTTCGGCGCGTTCATGACCCCCGGACGGCAGTTGCAGGTCAGCGTGGAACTGACGCAACTTCAGGACTCGCTGGCCACTTTCAGAGCCAGGGGCCGAAACGATGCCGGCGAACAAACGGTCTTTGCGCAGTTGACCCTCTTCGGTTATAGTCTAGCACAACATACACCCACGGGAGCCGAACAGGATGCACTCCTGCGGGATTATTGGCAGAAACGCTGGCTGGCATTGACGGGACAATGGTGGGGTCCGATACCTTCCCCTACACATGCCCGGAGTGCAGCGAACTGA
- a CDS encoding 3-oxoacyl-ACP reductase family protein: MGQLQNQVALVTGGSRGIGRAIVSALAREGAKVAFVYRGNVEAAQTLETEIAQQGGIAKAYQGDVSDPATAERIVEAVVAEWGRVDILVNNAGIIRDKLFLQMEAEDWNTVLQTNLGGAFAFCKAVARQMAFKQRSGRIINISSVAAEHVNPGQTNYAASKGALNSFTRALAVELARRNVLVNAVAPGFIETDMSQAVRSLAGEDNLKKWIPVRRLGQPEDVAAVVLFLAGPGAAYITGQVITVDGGLSLGAAHA; the protein is encoded by the coding sequence ATGGGGCAGCTCCAGAACCAGGTCGCTCTTGTAACCGGCGGCAGCCGGGGAATCGGCCGAGCCATCGTCTCTGCGTTGGCCCGTGAAGGAGCTAAGGTGGCCTTTGTCTACCGAGGCAATGTGGAAGCCGCCCAAACTTTGGAAACCGAAATTGCCCAACAGGGCGGGATAGCCAAAGCGTATCAAGGAGATGTCAGCGATCCCGCCACAGCCGAAAGGATTGTGGAAGCCGTAGTGGCAGAATGGGGCCGAGTCGATATTCTGGTCAACAACGCAGGAATCATCCGGGACAAGCTCTTCCTCCAGATGGAGGCTGAGGATTGGAACACGGTGTTGCAAACCAACTTGGGCGGAGCATTCGCCTTCTGCAAAGCCGTGGCCCGGCAGATGGCCTTCAAGCAGCGCTCAGGACGAATTATCAATATCTCCAGCGTCGCTGCCGAACACGTGAATCCCGGCCAGACCAATTATGCGGCCAGCAAAGGAGCGCTCAACAGCTTCACCCGGGCATTGGCCGTGGAATTGGCTCGGCGTAATGTGTTGGTCAACGCCGTGGCTCCCGGTTTCATCGAGACGGACATGAGCCAAGCTGTGCGTTCCCTCGCGGGGGAGGACAATCTGAAGAAGTGGATTCCGGTACGTCGCTTGGGACAGCCCGAAGATGTGGCCGCCGTGGTCCTCTTCTTGGCTGGTCCCGGAGCGGCTTACATCACCGGACAGGTCATCACAGTGGATGGCGGGTTGAGCCTGGGGGCCGCCCATGCCTGA
- a CDS encoding 3-hydroxyacyl-ACP dehydratase FabZ family protein, with amino-acid sequence MRWTWIDRFLRLEPGRRAIAVKNLSWAEDYFADHFPGYPVMPASLILEGLAQTGGILVGHAHNFQKNVVLAKITAHFQREAHPGEQLTYQAELLDLSEAGARVRGTAHSGQELIAEADIMFAHVGREQLPPELDDPQFVFRGELAHLLRQAESAIPSPPSGTSS; translated from the coding sequence ATGCGCTGGACCTGGATCGATCGCTTTCTCCGTCTGGAACCCGGACGCCGGGCCATCGCTGTCAAAAACCTCAGTTGGGCTGAGGACTACTTCGCCGATCACTTCCCCGGCTATCCCGTCATGCCGGCCTCGCTGATTCTCGAAGGACTGGCACAAACGGGCGGCATCTTGGTCGGCCACGCCCACAACTTCCAGAAGAATGTCGTTCTGGCCAAAATCACAGCGCATTTCCAGCGGGAAGCCCACCCCGGCGAACAATTGACCTACCAAGCCGAACTGCTCGACCTCAGCGAAGCCGGCGCACGGGTCCGGGGCACAGCCCACAGCGGACAGGAATTGATTGCCGAGGCTGACATCATGTTCGCGCACGTGGGCCGGGAGCAACTCCCTCCCGAACTCGACGACCCTCAATTCGTCTTCCGTGGTGAACTCGCGCACCTCCTGCGTCAAGCCGAGTCCGCCATTCCCTCTCCCCCCTCTGGCACGTCTTCCTGA
- a CDS encoding acyl carrier protein — protein sequence MTYDDIFTKVRSILVEALNVEEDEVTPTSRLKADLNAESIDFLDIVFRLEKQFGLRIPREDLFPESIFQGDPRFVANGQVTAEGLAELQRRMPYADLTSFRENPRLDRIEDLFTVDLIVRYLQSRLATPAQ from the coding sequence ATGACCTACGATGACATCTTTACCAAAGTTCGTTCCATTCTGGTCGAGGCCCTCAATGTTGAGGAAGATGAGGTGACCCCCACCTCACGTCTCAAAGCCGATCTCAACGCAGAGTCCATCGACTTCCTCGACATTGTCTTCCGGCTGGAAAAGCAGTTCGGCCTGCGCATCCCCCGCGAAGACCTCTTCCCCGAATCGATCTTCCAGGGTGATCCTCGCTTCGTGGCCAACGGACAGGTCACCGCCGAGGGTCTGGCCGAGTTGCAGCGCCGCATGCCCTACGCCGATCTCACTTCCTTCCGGGAGAATCCGCGCCTCGACCGGATCGAAGACCTCTTCACCGTGGACCTGATTGTGCGTTACTTGCAATCTCGCCTGGCCACCCCCGCCCAGTAA
- a CDS encoding TlpA disulfide reductase family protein: MLRSGHKVLGGIVGVIAAFMLAPTPQAAGQPGVPKAGATLKAGDPAPDLKADKWWNGDPVTQLKKGNVYVVEFWATWCGPCIVMMPHLSELQEKYKDQGVIFIGYTARDPNNTLAKVTSFVEKRGRKLKYRLAYSEDRGTYDAWMKAAGRGGIPCCFVVDRQGKIAYIGHPMYLDVVLPKVVADKWKLDDLAEVERVEQEVDSIFAASRNPEEFLKKLEAFEKNHPEMGGIPYFNAPRILSLLQLKRVEQAQKTAEQILEQALRREDPAALQSLTALLTNSSQANQHKELVALALRSAQGLLKLNGDKDPIALYFVAEAHFASGDVAKAKEWGAKALEAAEQEPQLKRQIQQRISRYDK; this comes from the coding sequence ATGTTGCGCTCAGGACACAAAGTGTTAGGAGGAATCGTGGGGGTGATCGCTGCATTCATGCTGGCGCCGACTCCCCAAGCCGCCGGTCAACCTGGTGTTCCCAAAGCAGGAGCGACCCTAAAAGCTGGCGATCCAGCCCCTGATCTCAAAGCCGATAAGTGGTGGAATGGCGATCCCGTTACCCAATTGAAGAAGGGGAATGTGTATGTGGTCGAATTCTGGGCTACCTGGTGCGGTCCCTGCATCGTGATGATGCCCCATTTGAGCGAATTGCAGGAGAAGTATAAGGACCAGGGAGTGATTTTCATCGGTTACACGGCCCGTGATCCCAATAACACCCTGGCTAAGGTGACTAGCTTTGTCGAGAAGCGGGGACGAAAGTTGAAATACCGCTTGGCCTACAGCGAGGACCGCGGCACTTATGATGCGTGGATGAAGGCGGCGGGTCGCGGTGGTATTCCTTGTTGCTTCGTGGTGGATCGCCAAGGCAAGATCGCTTACATCGGCCATCCCATGTATCTGGATGTCGTTCTGCCTAAAGTGGTGGCGGACAAGTGGAAGCTGGACGACTTAGCAGAAGTCGAAAGGGTCGAGCAGGAGGTTGATAGCATCTTTGCCGCCTCCCGGAACCCCGAAGAGTTTCTCAAAAAGCTAGAAGCGTTCGAGAAAAATCATCCGGAGATGGGAGGGATTCCTTACTTCAATGCCCCCCGGATTCTCAGTTTGCTGCAACTCAAGAGGGTCGAACAGGCTCAGAAGACGGCGGAACAGATCCTCGAACAAGCGCTCCGCCGCGAGGACCCCGCCGCCTTGCAGAGCCTGACCGCCCTACTCACCAACTCGTCCCAAGCGAACCAACATAAAGAACTGGTGGCTCTCGCATTGCGCAGTGCCCAAGGATTGCTGAAACTCAACGGCGATAAGGACCCCATTGCCCTCTACTTTGTGGCGGAAGCCCACTTCGCCTCCGGTGATGTTGCCAAGGCCAAAGAATGGGGGGCTAAGGCCTTGGAAGCGGCCGAGCAGGAACCTCAGCTTAAACGGCAAATCCAGCAACGGATCAGCCGTTACGACAAATGA